A window of the Sediminispirochaeta bajacaliforniensis DSM 16054 genome harbors these coding sequences:
- the nuoF gene encoding NADH-quinone oxidoreductase subunit NuoF: MAFTNYILVCGGTGCESSKSDQIFKNLIAECEAQGLKDTVQVVKTGCFGFCEQGPIVKILPEDSFYVRVSPEDAKELISEHIVKGREVKRLLYNRDESKKRARVEDIEFYQKQFRIVLRNCGVINPENIDEYIARDGYKALERALFDMKPEDIINELKAAGLRGRGGAGFPTWMKWNFTKQAAGDVKYIVCNADEGDPGAYMDRSTLEGDPHSIIEAMTIAGIAVGANQGYIYIRAEYPLAIKRLQIAMEQSRGYGLLGKDILGSGFDFDIEIRLGAGAFVCGEETALLASIEGERGMPKPRPPFPATKGLWGCPTVINNVETWANVPVIISRGGDWFAKIGTEDSKGTKVFALTGKIRNSGLVEVPMGTTLREIVYDIGGGIPGNKAFKAVQTGGPSGGVITADYLDTPIDYSQLQKLGSIMGSGGMIVMDEDDCIVDVAKFYLGFTVEESCGKCAPCRVGGRTLYNILDRITKGEGEMEDIEKLKTIGKAMQKASLCGLGQTSPNPVMSTLHYFGDEYKAHIKDKRCPAGKCKPLISYHILADKCIGCGVCARKCPVHAINGERRQLHEIDHDICIKCGECYKACKFDAVYVR; encoded by the coding sequence ATGGCATTTACAAACTATATTCTTGTCTGCGGCGGTACCGGCTGTGAATCAAGCAAATCGGACCAAATATTCAAGAACCTCATTGCGGAATGTGAGGCCCAGGGCTTAAAGGATACGGTCCAGGTCGTAAAAACCGGTTGTTTCGGTTTCTGCGAACAGGGACCAATCGTCAAGATTCTTCCTGAAGATTCTTTTTACGTGCGTGTTTCGCCCGAAGATGCAAAAGAGCTCATTTCCGAGCATATCGTCAAAGGCCGTGAGGTTAAGCGGCTGTTGTACAATAGAGACGAGAGTAAGAAACGGGCGAGGGTCGAGGATATCGAGTTCTACCAGAAGCAGTTTCGTATCGTCTTGAGAAACTGCGGTGTTATAAATCCCGAAAATATCGATGAATATATAGCCCGCGACGGCTACAAGGCGCTGGAAAGGGCCCTCTTCGATATGAAGCCCGAGGATATCATCAATGAATTGAAGGCTGCAGGGCTTAGGGGCCGTGGCGGGGCCGGTTTCCCTACCTGGATGAAATGGAACTTCACCAAACAGGCTGCCGGCGATGTCAAATACATCGTTTGTAACGCCGACGAAGGTGATCCCGGTGCGTATATGGACAGGTCGACCCTTGAGGGTGATCCCCATTCGATCATCGAAGCGATGACCATCGCAGGTATCGCCGTCGGTGCGAATCAGGGCTATATCTACATTCGGGCCGAGTATCCGCTTGCCATCAAGCGCCTTCAGATTGCCATGGAGCAGTCGAGAGGGTACGGCCTTTTGGGCAAAGATATCCTTGGCAGCGGTTTTGATTTCGATATAGAGATCAGACTTGGTGCCGGTGCCTTTGTCTGCGGTGAAGAAACCGCTCTTCTCGCCTCCATCGAGGGCGAACGAGGAATGCCGAAACCGAGGCCTCCCTTTCCTGCTACAAAGGGACTTTGGGGTTGTCCCACGGTCATCAACAACGTTGAAACCTGGGCGAATGTGCCCGTCATCATTTCCCGCGGCGGCGATTGGTTTGCCAAGATTGGAACCGAAGATTCCAAGGGAACAAAGGTGTTCGCCCTTACCGGAAAGATCAGAAACTCCGGTTTGGTAGAGGTCCCGATGGGAACCACCTTACGAGAGATTGTCTACGATATCGGCGGCGGGATCCCCGGAAACAAGGCTTTTAAGGCTGTGCAGACCGGTGGCCCCTCCGGTGGTGTTATTACCGCCGACTATCTTGATACCCCCATCGATTATTCACAGCTGCAGAAGTTGGGTTCGATCATGGGTTCCGGCGGAATGATCGTCATGGACGAAGACGACTGTATCGTCGATGTCGCCAAGTTTTATCTCGGTTTTACCGTTGAAGAGTCTTGCGGAAAGTGTGCCCCCTGCCGTGTCGGCGGGCGGACCCTCTACAACATCCTCGACCGAATCACAAAAGGCGAAGGAGAGATGGAGGATATCGAAAAACTCAAGACCATCGGGAAGGCGATGCAGAAGGCAAGTCTCTGCGGTCTCGGCCAGACCTCTCCGAACCCGGTCATGTCGACCCTCCATTATTTCGGGGACGAGTACAAGGCGCATATCAAGGATAAGCGTTGTCCCGCAGGAAAGTGTAAACCGCTGATCAGCTACCATATCCTCGCCGACAAATGTATCGGTTGCGGTGTATGTGCCAGAAAGTGTCCCGTTCATGCCATCAACGGAGAGCGGAGACAGCTTCATGAAATCGATCATGATATTTGTATCAAGTGCGGTGAATGCTACAAAGCATGTAAATTCGACGCCGTCTACGTACGGTAG
- a CDS encoding (2Fe-2S) ferredoxin domain-containing protein codes for MAKMTLEELRKLRDSKKKELNKRDVADKNIQIIVGMGTCGIAAGAKETLDAFLQELDEKKLTEKVMVTQTGCMGLCYVEPTVEVIMPDMPDVIYGKVDAEVARKIVRKHIQGKALVNDHIYDRPAADIVE; via the coding sequence ATGGCAAAAATGACCCTGGAAGAACTCAGGAAGTTGAGAGATTCCAAGAAAAAAGAACTCAATAAACGAGATGTTGCTGATAAAAACATACAGATCATTGTCGGAATGGGGACGTGTGGAATCGCGGCCGGTGCGAAGGAGACACTCGATGCCTTCCTTCAGGAGCTTGATGAGAAAAAGCTCACCGAAAAGGTGATGGTGACTCAAACCGGATGTATGGGGCTCTGCTATGTTGAGCCTACGGTTGAGGTAATTATGCCGGATATGCCCGACGTGATCTACGGTAAGGTTGATGCAGAGGTGGCCCGAAAGATTGTGCGTAAACACATTCAGGGTAAGGCTCTGGTCAACGATCATATCTACGACCGGCCCGCCGCCGACATTGTAGAATAG
- a CDS encoding ATP-binding protein, giving the protein MHESVCDLLLDLVQNSIEAKASLIELSFDEDERQIAVTLRDNGCGMSKQELERAKDPFYSDGTKHRQRKVGLGIPFLLQMVEQVDGTVEIVSEKGKGTCISFVLPKDNIDLPPIGALPAFLLPALTWSSEYEMVFRRSLKSGDNLHRYEITRSELADALGDFRSASSLSLLRTFLISQEDDRD; this is encoded by the coding sequence ATGCACGAGTCCGTCTGTGATCTTCTGCTTGATCTTGTCCAGAACTCCATCGAGGCAAAGGCATCGCTCATTGAGTTGAGCTTCGATGAGGATGAGAGACAGATAGCCGTAACACTTCGTGACAACGGCTGCGGGATGAGCAAACAGGAGCTGGAACGGGCGAAAGACCCGTTTTACTCGGACGGAACAAAACACCGACAAAGGAAAGTAGGTTTGGGTATTCCCTTCTTACTGCAAATGGTCGAACAGGTCGATGGAACGGTCGAGATTGTTTCGGAAAAAGGAAAAGGGACCTGCATCTCTTTTGTTCTTCCGAAGGATAACATTGATCTGCCTCCGATCGGGGCGTTGCCTGCTTTTCTTCTCCCTGCTCTTACCTGGAGCAGCGAGTATGAAATGGTGTTTCGACGTAGCTTGAAATCCGGTGATAATCTTCATCGGTACGAAATTACCAGGAGCGAGCTTGCGGATGCGCTTGGAGATTTCCGGAGCGCTTCTTCCCTGTCGCTTCTCCGAACCTTCCTAATAAGTCAGGAAGATGATAGAGACTAA
- a CDS encoding NADH-quinone oxidoreductase subunit NuoE family protein, producing MLNFFGGSMSVQSEVEMKFSDSLVAFIEEWKNKPGNLIMILHKVQEEFGYIPREAAKRVASMLDVPLAKIYGVVTFYHFFKLTKPGKHNIQVCMGTACYLKGGEDIIQELENILGIGVNQVTPDGQFSLEAVRCVGCCGLAPVMVIGDEVFGKLTKEQLPEILAKFQES from the coding sequence ATGTTAAATTTTTTTGGAGGTTCCATGTCTGTGCAGAGTGAAGTTGAGATGAAATTCTCTGATTCGTTGGTTGCCTTCATTGAGGAGTGGAAAAATAAGCCGGGAAACTTGATCATGATCCTGCATAAGGTTCAGGAAGAGTTCGGCTATATTCCTCGTGAAGCGGCAAAACGGGTTGCCTCAATGTTGGATGTCCCACTGGCAAAAATCTACGGTGTGGTCACGTTTTATCATTTCTTTAAGCTGACAAAACCCGGAAAACACAATATTCAGGTGTGTATGGGGACTGCGTGTTATCTGAAGGGGGGGGAGGACATCATTCAGGAACTCGAGAATATTCTCGGGATTGGTGTCAATCAGGTTACTCCCGACGGACAGTTTTCGCTTGAAGCTGTGCGCTGTGTCGGTTGTTGCGGCCTTGCTCCCGTGATGGTGATCGGTGATGAGGTGTTCGGAAAACTGACCAAGGAGCAACTCCCGGAGATACTGGCGAAATTTCAGGAGAGCTGA